The DNA sequence CGCGGAACCGGCCGACCAGGCCGACCGCGGACCGCTGTTGGCCCTGGCGAACGGCCTCGGTGAGCTACCGAAGCCGCAGTTGGACCCCGAGGTCAAAGTGGCGCAGCGAGCCCAGCTCGTCGCGGCCATGGAAACCATGTTCGCCGAGGGCGGCGCGTCCACGGGCCCTACGGTGCCCGTGCAACGGGGCAAGGGGGCCCACCGGGCCTCACCACTGCGGAGACTGCGACCCCGCTCACGCTGGGCGAAGGGGCTCACTGCCGGCGGGCTCACCGTCGGCGTGGCCGCGGGAGCGTTCGGCGGCGTGGCCGCCGCCAGCTCCGACGCCCTCCCCGGTGATTCGCTCTACGGACTGAAGCGCGGGATGGAGGACATCAGCCTCGGCATGGCCAAGGGCGACGCCGACCGCGGCGAGGTCTATCTCGACCAGGCCTCCACCCGGCTCAGCGAGGCCCGCAGACTGATGGAGCGCGGCCGGTCCGGCGCACTCGACCACGAATCCCTCGGCGCCGTCAGACGCGCGCTCAACGGCATGTCCCACGACGCCTCCGAGGGCCACCGCCTGCTCCACTCCGCCTACCGGCGCGACGGAGCGATCGGCCCCATCCAGGCCCTCGACACCTTCTCCCGCTCGCACCGCGACGCCTGGAGCAGCCTCCGCGACCGGCTGCCCGTCCAGCTCACCGACGTCCGCGACGAGGTCAGCTCCGTCTTCGAGGCCATAGAGGACGAAGTCGCACCGCTCCAGTCCCTCCTCCCCCGCCCCCCGGGCACGAGTAAGGGCACCGGACGCTCCGACGCCACCACACCGGACACCGGCTCGCCCCGGACCGACGCCCCCGCACCCTCCACCGCACCCGGGGAGCCCGGGGGCCGGGCCGACGGCAGCACCACCCCCGAGCCCTCCGGCTCGTCGGGCTCCGCCGACGCCACGCCGGAGGACGGTCTGCTGGGCGGCGGTACGGACGGCCTGCTGGACGACCTCCCGGCGGACGGCCTCACCCCGTCCTCCCCCGAAGACCGGCCCAGCGCACCCGCCGCTCCGGACATCACCCTGCCCCCGCTCCTCCCGGGGCTCCTGCCCGGCCTCGGCATCGACGGCGAGAACCTCAAGCCGTAGACCGACGGGCCCGACGCACACGAAGCAACAGGGGGGCCGGTACGCGATCCGCGTACCGGCCCCCCTCTCGTCGCGGCTCAGCAGGTCAGAAGAACACCGACCGCCGCTGCACCAACAGCTTGTACAGCGTGTGCTGGATCTGCTCACGCACCTGGTCCGTCAGGTTGAACATCAGCATCGGGTCCTCCGCCGCCTCCGGCGGATACCCGTCCGTCGGAATCGGCTCCCCGAACTGGATCGTCCACTTCGTCGGCAGCGGCAGCGCGCCCAGCGGCCCCAGCCACGGGAACGTCGGCGTGATCGGGAAGTACGGGAAACCCAGCAGCCGGGCCAGCGTCTTCGCGTTCCCGATCATCGGGTAGATCTCCTCCGCCCCCACGATCGAGCACGGCACGATCGGCGCACCCGCCCGCAGCGCCGTCGACACGAACCCGCCGCGGCCGAAGCGCTGAAGCTTGTAACGCTCGCCGAACGGCTTGCCGATGCCCTTGAAACCCTCCGGCATCACCCCGACGATCTCGCCCATCTCCAGCAGCCGCTGCGCGTCCTCGGCACAGGCCAGCGTGTGCCCCGCCTTGCGCGCCAGCTCGTTGACGACCGGCAGATGGAAGACCAGATCGGCGGCGAGCAGCCGCAGATGCCGGTCCGCCGGATGGTTGTCGTGCACCGCGACCTGGAGCATGAGCCCGTCCAGCGGCAGCGTCCCGGAGTGGTTGGCCACGATGAGGGCCCCGCCGTCCGACGGGATGTTCTCGATGCCCTTCACCTCGACCCGGAAGTACGTGTCGGCCAGCGGCCGCAGCACCGACATCAGGACCTGGTCGGTGAGTTCCCGGTCGTAACCGAACTCGTCGACGTCGTAATCACCGGTGACCCGCCGCCGCAGGAACGCGAGCCCGCCCGCGATCCGCCGCTCCCAGCCGCCCGTCGGTGAGCCGCCCGCGTCCACGTCCACCGCGTCCCTACCGGGCTGCCCGGGCTCCTGGCCCCCCTCTTCCCCCGCCTCGGGGACCTGCGCCCCCGGCAGGGCGCTCACCGGAGCCGCGGAGCCGTCGCCCCGGCCGCCGCCGGGACCGCCCGCCCCGGTCCGGCGCCGCGCCGGACGCGACGCGCCACCGGACCGCGAACGGTCGTCGTCGAACGGAATGACCTTGGCGTCCGCCATCGTCGGTGCGCTCCTCTACCTGGCGCCGTGAGTCGTCTGTACCGCACCGGACCCGCGCTCCCGCGGCCCGGCGCCTCCCGGAAGCGGCAGCGCCGCCAGCCGGTCCACCGCCCTGCCCACCGTCTCCGGCGGCAGCAGCCCCGGCCCCCGGCCCCGCGCGAACTCCGCGAACGTCTCCGCCGTGGTGAACCCCGGCCGGAAACCGAGGGTCTCGCGCATCTGCACCGTCGAGACCACCCTGCCATGGGTGAGCAGCCGGATCTGTTCCGGCGAGAAGTCGGTCATGCCGATCGTACGGAGCGCCGAGCCGACCCATGTGACGGCGGGCAGCAGCACCGGCACCGTCGGCTTCCCCAGCCGCCGCGAGCACTGCGACAGCAGCAGCACCCCGTCGCCGGCGATGTTGAACGTGCCGCTGTTCAGCGTCCCGCGCCGGGGCTCGTTCGCCGCGACCCCCAGGACGTCGATCACATCGTCCTCGTGCACGAACTGGAGCCGGGGGTCGTAGCCGAAGACGGTCGGCAGGACGGGCAGCGACAGATAGTCGGCGAGCGGCGAGTCCGGCCGGGGCCCCAGGATGTTGGCGAACCGCAGCACGCACACCGCCACGTCCGGCCGGCGGCGGGCGAAGCCCCGTACGTACCCCTCGACCTCCACCGCGTCCTTCGCGAATCCGCCGCTGGGCAGTGACTTGGGCGGGGTGGTCTCGGTGAACACGGCGGGATCACGGGGCGCCGACCCGTACACGCTCGTACTGGACTTCACCACGAGCCGCCGCACCGCCGGGGACTTCTGGCAGGCGCCGAGCAGCTGCATGGTGCCGATGACGTTGGTCTCCTTGATCGCCGTCCGGCCGCCGGCGCCCAGCGCCTTGCCGGAGACGTCCAGGTGCACGACCGTGTCGACGGCGTGTTCGGCGAGGATCCGCGCCAGGGCGGACTGCCGGATGTCCGCGCGCACGAACTCCGCGTCGCCCAGCTCGTGGGCCGGCGCGACCGCGTCGACGGCGATCACCCGGTCCACCCCGGGCTCACGCTGGACACGCCGGACGAAGCGGCCCCCCAGCTGCCTGGCCGCTCCTGTGACGAGCACGACCTTTCCCAAGACCAGCGCCTTCCGTCGGCCCGGGAAGCCTGGCCCGGCTCCCCTGCTTCCCGCGGTAACTTCCCTGGCCGTCACCGTAGCGGGTGGACGCCGCCCTGTGACGACCTCGTGCTCCGAAACGCACCGCAGCCCCTCCACCGGAACGGCGGAGAGGCTGCGGATCTCACGAACTGCGTTCGCTTACTTCTTGTTGCGACGCTGAACGCGCGTGCGCTTGAGCAGCTTGCGGTGCTTCTTCTTGGCCATCCGCTTGCGCCGCTTCTTGATAACAGAGCCCACGACTACCCTCGCTCACTTCATTTTCACTGGTGCGGGGCGTCTGGGCCCACACGACCTACGTCGGCCTAGCCTACCCGCCACTGTCCGAGGGACGTAATCCGCAGGCAGGCTCAGGCTGATTCCACCCCCACGAAGGACTCGCGGAGATACGCGTGAACCGCTTGCTCCGGCACCCGGAAGGACCTGCCCACCCGGATCGCCGGCAGATGACCGCTGTGCACCAAGCGGTACACGGTCATCTTCGACACTCGCATGACCGAGGCGACTTCCGCCACGGTCAGAAACTTGACCTCGTTAAGAGGCCTCTCGCTGCCAGCAGCCATGACCCACCTGTACCTTCCGCACCGGACGCGCACCGGCTTCCCCTCCGGTGACTCTTCGTCGCTGTGCGCTCACTCCACAGATTAGGGGCGCGTGATGCGAGTGGGGAAGAGGAGAGACAGCCGACGGGCCTACGGCGACAGACGGGCCCGATGGAGCACATAGCGCGTCAACGGCCGGTAGAACGGCGCCCGTACGCCGTCGTCGAGCGGAACGACGACGGACACCCGCCCCTCGGCCTCCCCCACGAACAGCGCCGGATCATCCGTGTCCGCCGGCCCGATCGCCTCGATACCCAGCTGACCTGCGCCGCAGACCCAGCCGTGATCCCCGATCACCAACTCCGGCAGCACCCCGAGCCGCTCCACAGCGTCCTGGAGCGCGAGCCGCACCGGAAGCGGCGAATGCGTGTGCGCGCCGATCTCACCCCCCGTGGGCCGTCCCCCCGGCTCGCGCACGAGGGCGACACCCCGTACGTAGTCGAGGTTGTACGTGCGTACGCCAAACCGGGTCGTTATGTCGACACATCTCCCCTGCGCGGGGGTGAGAACGGGACAGCCCGCCGCCGACAGAGCGTCTGCCAGCCCGGCGTAGAAACCGAGCAGCCGGTGTGGATGACCGGTCCCCAGCAGCACCGGAGCCCTTCGCCCGGCCACCACCGCCAGCCGCTCGGCGAACGCGTCCAGCGCGGCCACCGTCCGCTCGGGATCGATCGCGTCGGGACCGCTCACGTGCGCGGGATCCGCCGAGACCCCACAGCGGTCCGCCATCAGCCGCAACAGCTCGCCCTCGCCCCAGGCCCGGTCGGGCGCGAGCCCCAGCATCACCCGCGGATCCCGCGCCGCGAACAGCCGGTAGCTCCGCAGACTGGTCTCGCGCGAAGTGGCCACGGGCCCGGCCAGCCGGGCCGCCAGCAGATGGGCGCGCAGCGCCCCGGTGCTCAACACCCCTGGGATGCTGCCGTACCGCGGAGTCCCGGCGGGCGGGAATCCCGTTACACACCACCGTTGGCGTAACGCACGGCACAATGCCCCGCGCCGCCCGGAGCTCAGGTCAGCAGCCCCCGCAGCGGGAACGCCGCCTTCCGGGACGCCAGCACCGCCTGGTCCAGCCGGTCCGCCGGGTCGTACCCGTCCTCCCAGCTCTTCCACGACGGCGTACGCCCGTCCGTCATCCTGCCCGGCCCCAACTGCCGTGTACGGGCGTAGACGAGATCGCGCCAGGACGGCGGCACCACCGACTCCGGATCGACGGGAGCGTGCGCCGCGATCCCGACGAGATGCGTCCACGACCGGGGCACCACATCCACCACCGCGTACCCGCCGCCGCCGAGCGCCACCCACCGCCCGCCGTCCGTGTACCGGTGCGCCAGCTCGTGGCAGGACTCCATGACCGACCGCTGCGCGTCCAGGGACACCGCGAGGTGGGCGAGCGGATCCTCGAAGTGCGTGTCGGCCCCGTGCTGGGTGACGAGCACCTGGGGGCGGAAGTCGGCCAGCAGCTCGGGCACCACCGCGTGGAACGCCCGCAGCCATCCGGCGTCCCCGGTCCCGGCCGGCAGCGCCACGTTGACCGCGGCCCCCTCCCCCGCCCCGGAACCGGTCTCCTCCGGCCACCCGGTCTGCGGAAAGAGGGTCCTCGGGTGCTCGTGCAGCGAGATCGTCAGCACCCGCGGGTCCTCCCAGAACGCGGCCTGCACCCCGTCCCCGTGGTGGACGTCCACATCGACGTACGCCACCCGCTCGGCGCCCAGCTCCAGCAGCCGGGCGATGGCGAGGGCGGGGTCGTTGTAGACGCAGAACCCGGCGGCCGCCCCGGGCATGGCGTGGTGCAGCCCGCCGGTGAAGTTCACCGCGTGCTCGCACGCACCCCGCCACACAGCCTCGGCCGCGCCCACCGACAGCCCGGCGATCAGCGCGGACGCCTCGTGCATCCCCGCGAACGCCGGATCGTCCACGGTCCCGAGCCCGTACTCCTGGTCGGCGGCGCGCGGGTCCGCGGAGGCGGCCCGCACCGCGGCCACGTAGTCCTCGCGGTGCACGAGCCGCAGGGTCGAGTCCCCGGCGGCCTTCGCCGACCGCAGATCCACCGCCCCGTCGAGCCCGAACGCCCGCACCAGCCCCATCGTCAGGGCCAGCCGGACCGGGTCCATGGGGTGCGTCTCCCCGAAGTCGTATCCCGTGACTGCGTCATCCCACATCAGCTGTGTGCGGCCGCTCATGCCCGCCACCGTATCGGGCGGGCCCCGGCCCGAACGCGCGGGCATACACGAGCGTCGTCAGCACCAGGACCATCGGTACGAGCATGGCCCCGCGATAGCTCCACGCATCCCCCAGAGCTCCCACGAGCGGCGAACCCACCAGGAACCCGACATAGTTGAAGATGTTCAGCCGGGCCACGGCCGCGTCGCTGTTCCCCGGGAACATCCGCCCGGCCGCCGCGAAGGTCTGCGGCACGATCACGCAGAGCCCGAACCCGAGCATCGTGAAGCCGAGCATCCCCACCCCGGGCCCGGGCGCCGCCGCCACGACCGCGAACCCGCCGGCCGCCAGCAGGCTCCCGCCCCGCACGACGGCGACCGCCCCGAACCGCCGCACCCCGAGGTCCCCCACGGCCCGCCCCAGCAGGGTCGTCACCATGTAGACGTTGTACGGGACCGTCGCGAGCTGCTCCGAACCGCCGAGCACGTCCTGGAGGTACTTGGCACTCCAGTTGGAGACGGTCGAGTCCCCGATGTACGCGAAGCTCATGACGAGGCACAGCGGCAGCAACAGCCGGAACGACACGGCCCCGCCGGCGGGGCCCGGCTCCGTCTCCTTCGCCCCCCTGCCCTCCGTGTACCACCGGCTCCCGACCAGCGCTGCGGGCAACAGCACCACGACGACGGACAGGTAGGACACGAGCAACGACAGATCCCACCGCGCCCCGACCCACGCCAGGGACGCCCCCGCGATCCCGCCGAGGCTGTAGGCGGCGTGGAAGCCGAGCATGATGCTGCGCCCGTACGCCCGTTGGAGGCTGACGCCCAGCATGTTCATCGAGGCGTCCAGCGCCCCGACGGCCAGCCCGAAGACGCCGAGCGCGACGGCGACGTGCCACACCTCCCGCCCCGCGCCCACCCCGAGCAGGGCGAGCAGGACCAGGGGCTGGGCCCACCGCAGAACGGCACCGGGCCGCACCCGCGCGACCACCTTCTCGGTGGCCACGCTGCCGGCCCCCGCCAGGATCGGGACAGCGGCGAGGAAGACGGGCAGCAGCCCGTCGGATATCCCGTACTGGTCCTGAACGGCGGGGATACGCGTCACCAGAAGGGCGAAGGCCACCCCTTGAACGCCGAAGCTCAACCCCAGGGAAGCCCTGCCGTGCCGCAAGCCCGCATCCGTCATGGCCGCGAGCGTAGAGCCGGGCTCCCCCCAGGGGTAGACGGATCAACGGATCAGGCGAGCAGTCCGGGAAGCTGAGCCATGTCGGAGAAGTGCCCGGTCACTCCGACGAGCCGGTCGGCGGGCATCATCGACGTGAACCCGTACACGTCCATCCCCGCGGCGCGGGCCGCCTCGACACCGAGCGGGCTGTCCTCGATGACGACGCACCTCTCCGGAGCGACGCCCATCCGCTCGGCGGCGTACAGGAACAGGTCCGGTGCCGGCTTGCCCCGCCCGACATCCTCCGAGCTGAAGATCCACTCCTCCTCGAACCACTGGTCGATCCCCGTCCTGCGGTGCGCGACACGGATCCGCTCGTGGCCCCCGGAGGAGGCGACGCAGTAGTCCACCCCGTCAGCGACAAGCTTCCCGAGCAGTTCCTCGACCCCGTCGACCATGACGAGCTCCCGCTGGAACGCGGCGAACGTACGGGTGTTGAGCGTGGAGTCGAAGTCCTCGGGCAGCTTCTGCCCCGTCCTCTCCTCGACGAGATCGTGGACCCGGTGCACGGCGGACCCCATGTAGTCACGGAGCGATTCGTCGTACGAGGTGGGGTGACCGAGTTCGGTCAGGTAGCCGGCGAGGACGGTGTTGGCGAGCGGCTCACTGTCGACGAGCACACCATCGTTGTCGAAGATGACCAGTTCGTAGCGCAT is a window from the Streptomyces sp. MMBL 11-1 genome containing:
- a CDS encoding HAD family hydrolase, with product MRYELVIFDNDGVLVDSEPLANTVLAGYLTELGHPTSYDESLRDYMGSAVHRVHDLVEERTGQKLPEDFDSTLNTRTFAAFQRELVMVDGVEELLGKLVADGVDYCVASSGGHERIRVAHRRTGIDQWFEEEWIFSSEDVGRGKPAPDLFLYAAERMGVAPERCVVIEDSPLGVEAARAAGMDVYGFTSMMPADRLVGVTGHFSDMAQLPGLLA
- a CDS encoding NAD-dependent epimerase/dehydratase family protein; this translates as MGKVVLVTGAARQLGGRFVRRVQREPGVDRVIAVDAVAPAHELGDAEFVRADIRQSALARILAEHAVDTVVHLDVSGKALGAGGRTAIKETNVIGTMQLLGACQKSPAVRRLVVKSSTSVYGSAPRDPAVFTETTPPKSLPSGGFAKDAVEVEGYVRGFARRRPDVAVCVLRFANILGPRPDSPLADYLSLPVLPTVFGYDPRLQFVHEDDVIDVLGVAANEPRRGTLNSGTFNIAGDGVLLLSQCSRRLGKPTVPVLLPAVTWVGSALRTIGMTDFSPEQIRLLTHGRVVSTVQMRETLGFRPGFTTAETFAEFARGRGPGLLPPETVGRAVDRLAALPLPGGAGPRERGSGAVQTTHGAR
- a CDS encoding 30S ribosomal protein bS22, encoding MGSVIKKRRKRMAKKKHRKLLKRTRVQRRNKK
- a CDS encoding MFS transporter, whose amino-acid sequence is MTDAGLRHGRASLGLSFGVQGVAFALLVTRIPAVQDQYGISDGLLPVFLAAVPILAGAGSVATEKVVARVRPGAVLRWAQPLVLLALLGVGAGREVWHVAVALGVFGLAVGALDASMNMLGVSLQRAYGRSIMLGFHAAYSLGGIAGASLAWVGARWDLSLLVSYLSVVVVLLPAALVGSRWYTEGRGAKETEPGPAGGAVSFRLLLPLCLVMSFAYIGDSTVSNWSAKYLQDVLGGSEQLATVPYNVYMVTTLLGRAVGDLGVRRFGAVAVVRGGSLLAAGGFAVVAAAPGPGVGMLGFTMLGFGLCVIVPQTFAAAGRMFPGNSDAAVARLNIFNYVGFLVGSPLVGALGDAWSYRGAMLVPMVLVLTTLVYARAFGPGPARYGGGHERPHTADVG
- a CDS encoding DUF5667 domain-containing protein is translated as MIANVSAHRRANAFAQALEEQTLQGAAAVQPAEPADQADRGPLLALANGLGELPKPQLDPEVKVAQRAQLVAAMETMFAEGGASTGPTVPVQRGKGAHRASPLRRLRPRSRWAKGLTAGGLTVGVAAGAFGGVAAASSDALPGDSLYGLKRGMEDISLGMAKGDADRGEVYLDQASTRLSEARRLMERGRSGALDHESLGAVRRALNGMSHDASEGHRLLHSAYRRDGAIGPIQALDTFSRSHRDAWSSLRDRLPVQLTDVRDEVSSVFEAIEDEVAPLQSLLPRPPGTSKGTGRSDATTPDTGSPRTDAPAPSTAPGEPGGRADGSTTPEPSGSSGSADATPEDGLLGGGTDGLLDDLPADGLTPSSPEDRPSAPAAPDITLPPLLPGLLPGLGIDGENLKP
- a CDS encoding lysophospholipid acyltransferase family protein gives rise to the protein MADAKVIPFDDDRSRSGGASRPARRRTGAGGPGGGRGDGSAAPVSALPGAQVPEAGEEGGQEPGQPGRDAVDVDAGGSPTGGWERRIAGGLAFLRRRVTGDYDVDEFGYDRELTDQVLMSVLRPLADTYFRVEVKGIENIPSDGGALIVANHSGTLPLDGLMLQVAVHDNHPADRHLRLLAADLVFHLPVVNELARKAGHTLACAEDAQRLLEMGEIVGVMPEGFKGIGKPFGERYKLQRFGRGGFVSTALRAGAPIVPCSIVGAEEIYPMIGNAKTLARLLGFPYFPITPTFPWLGPLGALPLPTKWTIQFGEPIPTDGYPPEAAEDPMLMFNLTDQVREQIQHTLYKLLVQRRSVFF
- a CDS encoding acetoin utilization protein AcuC → MSGRTQLMWDDAVTGYDFGETHPMDPVRLALTMGLVRAFGLDGAVDLRSAKAAGDSTLRLVHREDYVAAVRAASADPRAADQEYGLGTVDDPAFAGMHEASALIAGLSVGAAEAVWRGACEHAVNFTGGLHHAMPGAAAGFCVYNDPALAIARLLELGAERVAYVDVDVHHGDGVQAAFWEDPRVLTISLHEHPRTLFPQTGWPEETGSGAGEGAAVNVALPAGTGDAGWLRAFHAVVPELLADFRPQVLVTQHGADTHFEDPLAHLAVSLDAQRSVMESCHELAHRYTDGGRWVALGGGGYAVVDVVPRSWTHLVGIAAHAPVDPESVVPPSWRDLVYARTRQLGPGRMTDGRTPSWKSWEDGYDPADRLDQAVLASRKAAFPLRGLLT
- a CDS encoding phosphatase; translated protein: MLSTGALRAHLLAARLAGPVATSRETSLRSYRLFAARDPRVMLGLAPDRAWGEGELLRLMADRCGVSADPAHVSGPDAIDPERTVAALDAFAERLAVVAGRRAPVLLGTGHPHRLLGFYAGLADALSAAGCPVLTPAQGRCVDITTRFGVRTYNLDYVRGVALVREPGGRPTGGEIGAHTHSPLPVRLALQDAVERLGVLPELVIGDHGWVCGAGQLGIEAIGPADTDDPALFVGEAEGRVSVVVPLDDGVRAPFYRPLTRYVLHRARLSP
- a CDS encoding helix-turn-helix domain-containing protein, with the translated sequence MAAGSERPLNEVKFLTVAEVASVMRVSKMTVYRLVHSGHLPAIRVGRSFRVPEQAVHAYLRESFVGVESA